cattagagTTGATGGAAGACGTTTTTTTGATTCATCACCTAATTGCTGGCAACAGTTGCCATAATTTGGAAGGGTGTGCGCACACAGGGAACCTGAACTTTTTGACTTAGACTTTGCAGCACAGCCTAAGGCCATCTCTCACCTTACCAGTCACTATGGCCGGTGCTGGGCCCACACTTCAAGACAAGTAAATGTGAAACGTAACTTATGCCCTAGAAAGTGCCGGCAAGGTGGACTCCTGAGCAGCGCTGCCTACAGAAAGCTGAGAGCCACTTCAGCAGGCCCTGGcaaacatttgctttatttaaagTGTGCACAATTTTCATTCTCACTTGTGTGAGCTCCATGCCAGGTACTTCATTGCTGGTAGAACTCGGGAAAATAGAAAGGCAAAATAGAATGCAAATGACACCAAACATCTGAGTTTCTGATTTTCAAAAGTATAATCTCAATTCTGCATGGAACCAGGCCAGCCGGCCCCTTTCCTCTGGTGGAGAGAGCCGGAGGCTGAGCAACCACACTCACCTGGTTTGAGTCCTTGCTCCACCACTCATTACCTGTCtgatcttgagcaagttgctaaacctttctgagccttagttttcccaCTATGAATCGGGACTAAAAATAACTCCTATTTGTcagattaaatgaacaaatgtttgCAAAATTTCATACACACTTCCAGGCACTTTCTTCTCTACCTCCCAAATTGCTTCAAAGAAGTTAAAAGGAGTGTGTCAAAGAGCCCTAGACCTGCTCTTCCCTCCTGGTCCCCACTGGCCAGGCAGGGACACATTGGCATTACGTGAGTCTTCAGAGTAGCTCTTGACCAACCACTTTGTCCCTCCTCCCTACTTCCCATTGCTCAGGGGCCTGGTGGGGACTGATTTCTTCTCTGGACCCCTCCTCGATCCATTAACTGGCCTCAGTGTTGGATGGTCCTCCTCTGCCTCTTCAGCCTCACCTCCACGAGCCTCTAAATAAAAGTCAGCCCCACTtcagcctcacccctgcctccTTAGGGTTTTCCTCTTTGGAAAGGAGGGTGCCAGGGCTCTGAGCTGTACCCCAGTGTCTGCATGCACTAGTCTGAGGAGTGGTGCCCCACGGAGGACGCCTTCAGAATGGCCACAGTGACCAAGGGGTGTATAACCTATGGACATCTACTTAGCACTTTGGGTTCTGTTCAGCCCCAATTGAGCCCCTCTCGGGCCACAGGACCTTAGAGCTGCTTCGACCCTCTCTTGCCTCTATCTCCCCTGCAGGACCTCCAGCACCGCCAAGAGCCTTCAGTCTGGAGCAGGAACAGGGATAGAGGAGAAGGCAAACAACCACAAACTTGGTGACCATGTGGCATTAGGCAAGGGGCCCAGGCCTGGTCTGATGTCCCTGTGGATGTTATTTATGCCCCGTGTGAGTTCTGCCCTTGTTCTGTTCCAAGCCTGGAGACAGCAGAGTACGGTGGAGAGAGCAATAGACTTGGAATCCCAGCTTCTAGACTGGAGTCCTGGATCTGACTTTGATTGCCTGTGctatcttgggcaagtcactttacctctgtgCACCCCCGTTTCCCCATGGATAAAATGTGGGGTTTGGATAGATGGCGTTTGATAGCTATATCAGGCTTTATGGTTCATGAGCACACACATATAGGCTCATAATATCATATCTCTCGGTCACCCTGACAGGTAGATATTATTGCCCCAGGTTTAAGGTAAGACTAAAGACCAGAGGTCAGATTGCTTGCTTGGAGTCCTGAGGCCAACAGCAGCAGAACAGGACTGGAAGTTGGGCTCTGAATTCCAGATCTTGCCCTCTGGAATGTGTACCACATTCTTCTCAAAGTGGACTCTCAGGTCCTTTGCCCAGAAAATTATGAGACCTCAATAAAGAGGCTCTCCCCTATCTGCACAGTGGGGACCAGATCAGATGACCCAGTGTGTCCTTCCAGGCCTAGCATTGTGCCCAACACCCACATCCTCGCTCCTCCTGAGCCACACCCAGGAGGCAGCCAAGGTCTTGCCTGTGGCCTTACCCTGGGGGCCCCTCCAGGTAGGGGCCTGGCTggaacagacagacagacttctTCTTGGAAGGGTGGAAAAAGATGACATACTCATAGCCTCGTCCTTCCACTTGGATGCACCTGGTGAAGATGCGACAGTCATCTTTGTCTGGGGAGAGATGGGCAGTGTTGCGGCTGGAGAAGGCACGGTGTGGGGGCATGGGGCCTGGTCAGGATGCAGCACCATGTGTGGATCCCTGCCTTGGGTACAAGGTCAAGAAGAGAGAACCAGAAGGCaccaggctctgccctcaggcAGCCTTTCTTCTAGGAGCAGAGGCATGCACAGTCCCTGTCTTCAGAGAGCCCCGGTCTAGGGAAGTGCCCTGGGTGAGGGTGGAGATAGGATCAGGGCCAGACGGAGATTTTAAGAGACCATAGCATTGAAAATTAAAGATGTAATTACTctgccgggcgcagtggctcacgcctgtagtcctagcactctgggaggccgaggcaggagggttgcttgagctcaggaatttgagaccagcctcagcaagagtaagaactcgtctctactaaaaatcgaaagAAGATTAGCTGggaaactaaaagtagaaaaaattagccggctgtggtggcacatgcctgtagtcccagctacttgggaggctgaggcaggaggattgcttgagctcgggagtttgaggttgctgtgagctaggctgacaccacggcactctagcccaggcaacagagcgagactctgtctcaaaaaaaaaaaaaaaaagatgtaattaCTCATGGAATTCACATAATCcacatattaaaataacaatactaaACAGTAAAATAATTGTTCATGAAGTTCATCGAAGTTCTTATTTTTTCCCAAGACAATTACAACAGCATCCTTTTTTGGctaggctagctcacagcaacctcaaactcctgggctcaaacttctgcctcagtctcctgagtagctgggactacaggcatgcgccaccatgcctggctcattttttctatatatttttagctatccagctaatttctttttatttttagtacagacggggtcttgctcttgctcaggctggtctcgaactcctgaccttgagtgatcctcccgcttcagcctcccagagtgctaggattacaggcgtgagccaccgtgcccagcctaacaTCCTTTTTTGGAAGTACCAAAGtcctaaaaaatattattttgtgtacCTGCTTTGTTTGTGCCATAAACCCAAGGGCATCTGCCCACAGTGCCATCCATTCACCACTGGGCAGGAAGACCACATGGATGAGTGAGAGTGACAGgaagacacagacagacagacacactcAAAGACAAAGGTAGAAGGTCTATCAGTCGGATGCACTGGGTGTGTCAGGAGTGCCGGGCCCAGCAGAGCAGGGGTGGTGTGCAGGGCCTGCAGGAGATGAGGGGGATCCAAAGGCTTTGGTGGGCTTGGGGAGAAGCGTTGGCAGAAGGGAAGAACACCCAGGGAGAAGCCAGAAAGGGCAAGGCTGAATGGCAGTTCCAGTGGGAACACACTTGGCCGGGAGTAAAACCAGGCCCGCCAGGGTGTGTGCGCTTCACcgggagggcaggagccagagaCCTGAGCAGACGCTGGCCCACCCCCTGCCTGGGGCCGCAGCGTGAGGGTGAAGTTAGGCAGCAGGGAGCACTAGGCTGAGAACTGGAAGGGAGCTTGTGAATCTCCTTCCAGCAGTCTTGGAACACAGGTAAGGGGGCTGTGGGTACACACGGGCCCTCTCAGGCCACCCTTACCTGAGGCGACTGCCAACCCGGATGGGAGCTGGAACCCCTGGATGTGCTCTCTGTTGGACTTGAAGGAGGGCAGTTTGATCCAGCCATCAGACTTGGTCTTCTCCAGATATTCTTGGTACAGGCTCAGCATATCTGGACACCAGCTGGCATTGGGAAGGGCATAATCCTTCAAGTCTGTCTTCTCTGGACAGAATCTTGAGACCTGGGCAGGAAAAATAGGGGGACTAGCCAGTGTCCTGAAGGATGAGGGCTGCTGCCTGGGCTGCAGCACCTCTAGGTAGCCAGTTCCTGGGTTCCTGGGCTCCTTGATCCCTTCTGCCTGTGTTAACCTGGAGGACAGGGCCCATCTTCCTTGCAGAGGGTGGGGGGCCTCTGTGGGTGACTGGGCAAGGAGACACTGAAGAgcaaaggaagggaggggagggaatgggcGCCAGAAATTCCAGGCATGCTGCTCCGTGGTGATGCATTACGCTCCTTCTGCTTTGAAGCTGAGAACTGCCAATATTGGCCCCactgtacagatggggaaactgagcaaaTACCGCCAAGGTTGCCAAGCTTGTGAGTGTGAGAGTGGGTGGTCACACTGGACTTGGGCTACCCTAGGGAGTGAGGACAGTTGGTGAGGACCACTTTTCTGAGCTCTCACTTCAGGAGTTAATCCAGCACTGTCCCCAGCCATGGGCCTGCCCAGGCAGGGCGGCTCCTCTGAAACATGTTTGGGCTCCCACAGAGGTGCAGTGCCACGGCTGGGGTAGAGGCAATGTGTCCATCTGTGGGACAAGGGGGAGTCCTCTGTAGCATCAGCTGTTCACACACCAGTCACAGCTGTGGGCAGCAAGCGAGCTGCTTCTGTCTGGGGATACCCCTACTTAGCTGCAACAGTCTGAGCCCCGTAAGAGGAAGGTGATTTGTTGGTGGCCACACAAGATTCAGACCAGGATGCAAGTATTCTGCTGGTTTTAGTTTTGAACCAGGGTTACTTGGTATACCAGAGCACCCTCCCCTTGCCAAATCAACTAGCTCGGTGGctggctcggtggctcacgcttgtaagtaatcctagcactctgggaggccgaggcaggagaatcgcttgaggtcaggagttcgagaccagcctgagcaagaatgagacctcgtctctacaacaaatacaaaaattgggtgtggtgacgcatgcctgtactccaagctacttgggaggctgaggcaggagattgcttgagcccaggagtttgaggttgctgtgagctgggctgacaccacagcactctagcttgggcgacagagcgagactctgtctccaaaaaaaaaaaaagaaaaaaaaatagctcctCAAAACACTGCCCGCCTCCCCCAGCTGAGAAGAAGCAATTCGGGATGTGCCTTAAGCAATAGGCTCCCCAGAGAAAGGCTGCTTGTCTGGCTGAGCTGGGAACTCACTCACCAGGGAGTCTGTGGAGGATCCAAATGCTGAAGCAGGGTTGAGTCCGGGCAGGATACAGGGGGCCCTAAGGAGGGCTCCCTGTTGGCCACATCTTGCTACCACCTGGAAGGCTCTCCGTATCATGGCTGGGTGCTAggttcccagccctgcctggatGGGGCTGCCTCCTGAGGAGCGCTCTCAGCTGCCCCTCTGGGCTGTAGGTGCAGCTGCGTCCCACGAGCCTCTCCGTTCTGTCCCACTGCAGAGAGACTGGGCAAGGCTGGACTCGTTTGGTGCAACACCCACAGATGCCTGCAGCCTTTATCTGGTTCCAGAGCCCTACCCAAGCACTTGGGGTTGCGGGGAGCAGATGCTGCTTGGGCATGAAATAGCAGCAGGACTGGCCTGAGTTGTTAAAGGGGTGAAAGTGTGCATAAACAAATGGTATGGGGTAGACGGAGCTTTGGGGAGCTGCCTTGGGATTTCTGGGGGAGAACCCAAGAATATGTCCAGAAAGACAAGGGAAATCTGTTTCGTGATTGGAGGGTTTTCGTGGAGCATTTGTGGTGTGTGTTCTGCAGTAAGACTCTGAAAGCTCTGGTATGATTTGGGGACTTAGAAAACCAACTCATAACCCTTAGACACCCCTTTCTTATATCCCAGACAAGGGTTAGCACAGGGAAGTCTCACTCTGGTCCCTGGCCGGGCATGGGAGTTGGGAGTTGGGGAGGgcttgaggtgggaggacagaAAATCATTTGGGAGGAAGCAGCTTAGCAAGGAAACACCCATGCTTTGGGGACCCCAGGGAGGGGATGGTGGCAGCAGACAGTGCTGGGAGCCAGGTGGCAGCGGCAGTGGGGGCTCTGCCACTGGCAGGCCTGGAAGCTTGGGTAGGTGAGTGGAAGGAGTGCTCTGCCAATGTCTGCAAGGCAGTGGACTTTTTTTGGTGGCATTGTTTCTTCTATTGAATTAAAACTGCCCATTTTCAATGGAAAGTCCCAgtttttaacttattaaaataaaagcatattctAAAGATCAGAACTGGGCAAAAGTGGAatcataatgatgatgatgatgatgatgatagtgatgattaTGATATTTTGGTAGTTTCCAGAAGATCCAACTGACTTAATATGGAAATTTAAACGGTTTGTCTCACCGTCTGTATTTGGCTGCCCTAGAAGACTAGAATATAAACATTTCCCCTTACCTCCTGTGAAGGTTTGAATTAAACTTCCTTAAGGACTGGGGGAACCAGTTTTTTGATTGATTCAGGCTCTGGGTCTAACGAAAGATATTTGAATTAGTGGCGGACATTTAAAAACAGGAAGTTTCGGCCGGGctccgtggctcatgcctgtaatcctagcactctgggaggcggaggcgggaggatcatttgagctcaggagtttgagaccagcctgagcaagagtgagaccctgtctctactaaaaata
Above is a window of Lemur catta isolate mLemCat1 chromosome 3, mLemCat1.pri, whole genome shotgun sequence DNA encoding:
- the THEM5 gene encoding acyl-coenzyme A thioesterase THEM5, which produces MIRRAFQVVARCGQQGALLRAPCILPGLNPASAFGSSTDSLVSRFCPEKTDLKDYALPNASWCPDMLSLYQEYLEKTKSDGWIKLPSFKSNREHIQGFQLPSGLAVASDKDDCRIFTRCIQVEGRGYEYVIFFHPSKKKSVCLFQPGPYLEGPPGFAHGGSLAAMMDETFSKTAYLAGEGLLTLSLNIRFKNLIPVGSLAVLNVDVEKIEDQKLYISCVTQSRDEQKVYAKSSGIFLQLQLEKESSQQ